In Flavivirga abyssicola, the following are encoded in one genomic region:
- a CDS encoding DUF5777 family beta-barrel protein — MNKVLLILICFPFLMFSQEDLLDEIDTESTGSQHATAAFKGLKIVNFESTKLVAKKELTFIVSHRFGSLKNGIDTFFGLDEAVTRLNFVYGISDAINVGVSRSSFFKIYQASVKYRLLRQENNGFPFTIVGYNAILVNTALEEQDLPLIEFKDRLGYTAQLLISRKINTNFSVELAPTFFHDNYVSVNEQDNSQFALGLGGRYKLSKRWSINADYGLHLNRADNSPFKNPLSIGIDIETGGHVFQMHFSNAQAMNTNGFLGQGNGDWSDGDVYFGFNLSRRF; from the coding sequence ATGAACAAGGTACTACTAATTCTTATTTGCTTTCCTTTTCTTATGTTTTCGCAAGAAGACTTATTAGACGAAATAGATACAGAATCTACTGGTTCGCAACACGCTACCGCCGCTTTTAAAGGTTTAAAAATTGTGAATTTTGAATCTACAAAGTTGGTAGCAAAAAAGGAACTCACTTTTATAGTATCTCACCGCTTTGGCAGTTTAAAAAATGGTATTGATACTTTTTTTGGATTGGATGAAGCTGTAACACGATTAAATTTTGTTTATGGTATTTCTGATGCAATTAATGTAGGTGTATCCAGAAGTTCCTTTTTTAAAATTTACCAAGCATCGGTAAAATATAGACTTCTCAGACAAGAAAATAATGGCTTCCCTTTTACAATTGTTGGTTATAATGCTATTTTGGTCAATACTGCTCTGGAAGAACAAGACTTACCTCTAATTGAGTTTAAGGATCGTCTTGGATATACTGCTCAATTACTAATATCCAGAAAAATTAACACAAATTTTTCGGTGGAGTTAGCACCTACTTTTTTTCATGACAACTATGTTTCTGTTAACGAGCAGGACAATAGCCAATTTGCATTAGGTCTTGGTGGACGCTATAAACTTAGTAAACGATGGTCTATAAACGCAGATTATGGTTTACACTTGAATAGAGCCGACAATTCGCCTTTTAAAAACCCGTTATCTATAGGTATAGACATAGAAACAGGAGGTCATGTATTTCAAATGCACTTCTCTAATGCTCAAGCCATGAATACCAATGGTTTTCTAGGGCAAGGAAATGGAGATTGGAGCGATGGGGATGTCTATTTCGGGTTTAATTTAAGTAGAAGATTTTAA
- a CDS encoding T9SS type A sorting domain-containing protein, with the protein MKKILLALSFLGILSLNAQIRIKMVDPSDNTVILRNYGGSTVDVSTYWFCNFPAYAQISGMTINSGSTNLASGEEVSITSSVNFDTADAEFGLYTTDSSFFADDMIDYLQWGSASHQRESVANAAGIWVTGTFLSVSPPFEYTGTGSENGVANWGTTLSINNLSVNSFSLSPNPSSSILSLKFPQVISDGTLSIYNVLGETILNKKLSLNNALEIDVSNFSQGLYLIKINNQVKRFIKR; encoded by the coding sequence ATGAAAAAAATATTACTTGCTTTATCCTTCTTAGGAATACTTAGTTTAAATGCCCAGATTAGAATTAAAATGGTAGACCCTTCAGACAACACAGTCATACTCCGTAATTATGGTGGGAGTACTGTAGATGTATCCACTTATTGGTTTTGTAACTTTCCTGCATATGCACAAATAAGTGGCATGACTATTAATTCAGGATCGACAAACCTTGCTTCTGGAGAAGAGGTCAGTATTACCAGCTCTGTAAATTTTGACACAGCAGATGCAGAATTCGGGCTATATACAACAGACTCCTCATTTTTTGCTGATGATATGATAGATTATTTACAATGGGGTTCTGCAAGTCACCAACGTGAATCTGTTGCTAATGCTGCTGGGATATGGGTTACAGGTACTTTTTTATCTGTATCACCACCTTTTGAATATACCGGAACTGGTTCTGAAAACGGTGTTGCCAATTGGGGAACCACATTAAGCATAAACAACTTATCTGTAAATAGTTTTTCATTGTCTCCCAATCCATCATCATCAATATTATCCTTAAAATTTCCACAAGTTATTAGTGATGGAACGCTTAGTATTTATAATGTTTTAGGTGAAACTATTCTTAACAAAAAACTATCTCTTAATAATGCTCTTGAAATTGATGTTTCTAATTTTAGTCAAGGTCTGTATTTAATAAAAATAAATAATCAAGTAAAACGCTTTATAAAACGTTAA
- a CDS encoding OB-fold protein — MKKWIILIILICFCIGAYLYIYKDHRNIETEAPVFVVTANSIGSEFSKGSLKSEKKYLNKTIIVSGIISEINQNDLTINDKIFCQFSKILKQSLKIGSEIKIKGRVIGYDDLLEQIKLDQCIIE, encoded by the coding sequence ATGAAAAAGTGGATAATTTTAATAATTCTTATATGTTTCTGTATTGGTGCTTATCTATATATATACAAAGACCACAGAAATATTGAAACTGAAGCTCCAGTTTTTGTAGTTACAGCAAATTCGATTGGTTCTGAGTTTTCAAAAGGATCTTTAAAATCAGAAAAAAAATACCTCAATAAAACTATAATTGTCTCTGGTATTATTTCTGAAATCAATCAAAATGATTTGACTATAAACGATAAAATATTTTGCCAGTTTAGCAAGATTTTAAAACAATCTCTAAAGATAGGGTCCGAAATAAAAATCAAAGGACGTGTAATTGGTTATGACGATTTATTGGAGCAAATCAAATTAGACCAATGTATAATTGAATAA
- a CDS encoding RNA polymerase sigma factor, which produces MEKDLNDSICKEVVFERIYNKYSKDLHAYLYYKYGEQCNPNDKIQDAFIKLWSNCKKVTLSKAKSFLYTVANNMMLNDIKHQKVVLKHQQTQPKDYTYETPEFILEEEQFLERYNEVLTSLNEEQRVAFLLNKTEGKKHSEIAEMLGVTQKVVEYRIYSAFNILKKELKGFKIK; this is translated from the coding sequence TTGGAAAAAGACCTCAACGATTCAATTTGTAAAGAAGTAGTTTTTGAACGTATTTATAATAAATACTCTAAAGATTTACATGCTTATTTGTATTATAAATATGGAGAACAATGTAACCCAAATGATAAAATTCAAGATGCTTTTATAAAATTATGGAGTAATTGTAAAAAAGTAACATTAAGTAAAGCGAAGTCTTTTCTGTATACTGTGGCTAATAATATGATGCTAAATGATATTAAACATCAAAAAGTAGTTTTAAAACATCAACAAACACAACCTAAAGACTATACATACGAAACTCCAGAGTTTATTTTAGAAGAAGAACAGTTTTTAGAACGTTATAATGAGGTGTTGACTAGTTTGAATGAAGAGCAACGTGTCGCTTTTTTGTTAAATAAAACAGAAGGAAAGAAACATAGTGAAATTGCAGAGATGTTAGGAGTAACCCAAAAAGTTGTTGAATATAGAATCTATAGTGCTTTCAATATTCTGAAAAAAGAATTGAAAGGATTTAAGATAAAATAA
- a CDS encoding FecR family protein — protein MDKDYLLEKWLQGGLTDAEKEAFSKLDDAQFNQYIIDAAKHFKLSNFSEVDSFQDFKQRYNLYKTPVKKLHWLHPLLKVACVIIVGLGIYFTFFFNKLTHFETMASEKTTIELPDHSRVELNALTEVWFNAGNWNKKRTLELEGEAFFKVATGSVFDVKTDDGIVTVVGTQFNVKQRDHYFEVKCFEGVVKVTSDTITRQLHAGDVFRILNGTFSETKTTVSSPKWTHNISNFEAVPFKEVLAELERQYNIKVTFKEIDANRLFTGGFVHGKLENALISITQPMNLTFELRASNLVIIHGKEN, from the coding sequence ATGGACAAAGATTATTTACTTGAAAAATGGTTACAAGGTGGCTTGACTGATGCTGAAAAAGAAGCATTTAGCAAGTTAGATGATGCCCAGTTTAATCAATATATTATTGATGCTGCGAAACATTTCAAGCTTTCTAATTTTTCTGAAGTAGATAGTTTTCAGGATTTCAAACAACGCTATAATTTGTATAAAACACCTGTTAAAAAGTTACATTGGTTGCATCCTTTATTAAAAGTAGCTTGTGTTATTATAGTAGGTTTAGGAATCTATTTTACATTTTTTTTCAATAAGCTTACGCATTTTGAAACTATGGCAAGTGAAAAAACGACTATAGAGCTTCCAGATCATTCAAGAGTTGAATTAAATGCTTTAACAGAGGTATGGTTTAATGCTGGAAATTGGAATAAAAAAAGAACTCTTGAACTTGAAGGTGAAGCGTTTTTCAAAGTTGCAACAGGCAGTGTTTTTGATGTTAAAACAGATGATGGTATAGTAACGGTGGTTGGTACGCAATTCAATGTGAAACAGCGTGATCACTATTTTGAAGTTAAATGTTTTGAGGGGGTCGTTAAAGTAACATCAGACACCATTACAAGACAACTACATGCAGGAGATGTTTTTCGGATTTTGAATGGAACGTTTTCCGAAACAAAGACTACAGTGTCATCTCCAAAATGGACTCATAATATAAGTAACTTTGAAGCCGTTCCTTTTAAAGAAGTTTTAGCAGAATTGGAACGACAATATAATATAAAGGTTACTTTTAAAGAGATTGATGCTAACCGACTATTCACGGGAGGATTTGTGCACGGAAAACTTGAAAACGCATTAATTTCTATCACGCAGCCAATGAATTTGACTTTTGAATTACGTGCTTCAAACTTGGTAATAATACATGGAAAAGAGAATTAA